Proteins found in one Anomalospiza imberbis isolate Cuckoo-Finch-1a 21T00152 unplaced genomic scaffold, ASM3175350v1 scaffold_172, whole genome shotgun sequence genomic segment:
- the SRRT gene encoding serrate RNA effector molecule homolog: MGDSDDEYDRRRRDKFRRERSDYERSRERDERRRDDWSDRDWERGRERRSRDYRDYDRTRRERFSPPRHELSPPQKRLRRDWDDHGTDPYHSGYELPYSGGGAGPTYGPPQAPWGPHEMQHQLLQHQLLPIQAR; encoded by the exons ATGGGGGACAGCGATGACGAGTACGACCGGCGGCGCAGGGACAAGTTCCGGCGGGAGCGCAGCGACTACGAGCGCTCCCGGGAGAGGGACGAGCGCCGACGGGACGACTGGAGCGACCG GGActgggagcggggccgggagcgccgCAGCCGGGATTACCGGGACTACGACCGCACCCGGCGGGAGCGCTTCTCGCCGCCGCGGCACGAGCTGAGCCCGCCGCAGAAACGGCTGCGCCGGGACTG GGATGACCACGGCACTGACCCCTACCACAGTGGCTACGAGCTGCCCTACAGCGGGGGCGGGGCTGGCCCCACCTACGGCCCCCCCCAGGCACCCTGGGGCCCCCATGAGAtgcagcaccagctgctgcagcaccagctgtTGCCCATCCAGGCCAGGTGA